Within Vicia villosa cultivar HV-30 ecotype Madison, WI linkage group LG1, Vvil1.0, whole genome shotgun sequence, the genomic segment ttcttattagCCGCTTCGacaacgccattcatctttggacgatacggagaagaattgtgatgcttgatcttgaagaactcacaaagctccttcatcatcttgttattgagattcaatccattatcagtaatgatcttttcaggaatcccataacgacatattgtgcttgataaagcgagtaatcacttgtttggttacattcgcataagatgcggcttcaacccacttggtgaaataatcgatggcaaccaaaatgaagcgatgtccattggaagcagtaggcttaatctctccaatcatgtcaatgccccacattgcaaaaggccacggagaagtcaagacattcaaaggcacaggcggcacgtgcactttatcagcatagatctggcacttgtgacaaattctgacatggttatgacaatcagtttccatagtggaccaatagtaaccagccctcaagattttcttagccatcgtatgcccactagaatgggtaccaaactcaccttcgtgcatttcctctatgattttcgaagcttcttcctttACAACACAgcggagcaacacaccgtcatgatgtcTCTTGTACAAAACCCCACCGTTGAGGTAAAACTTGGCTGcgaaccttctcagaaacttcttatcagtcaccgacgcttcgggaggatactcttgagtttcgaggaaatttttgatatcatgataccagggattaccatccaattcaacatcagcctcaaagcaaaaCGCTGGTTCATCCAACCTGTTGATGGTGAtattaggcgcttcattggcccatttcactttgaacatggaagccaaagtagcgagagcgtcagcaagattgttctcttctctagaaatatgctcgaatgtgatctcatcaaagtacggaatgagtctcatcacatgctccctgtatggaatcagattctgatggcgagtttcccaatctccattaatCTGGCTAAtaacaagattggaatccccataaactttcaagtacttgattcgtaaatcgatcgcagcttcgataccatagataCAAGCctcatactcagccatgttattagtgcaatcaaaacagattctggctgtaaatggaatatgaaaacctgatggagaagtaattacagctccaacaccattcccaagtgcattagaggcaccatcgaacatgagagtccatcgcgatcctggttcgggtccttcctctggtccaagAATGTTACAATCTCGgatgtacaagacatcttcatcggggaattcaaacttcatcggttcataatcttcgaccggCTGATGTGCAAGATAATCTGCCGatacactacctttgatggctttctgagtagtatactggatatcatattcagtcaagatcatttgccatctcgctactcttccggaaagagcgggcttctcaaagacatatttgataggatccatcttagaaatcaacaaggtggtgtgaaccaacatatactgcctcagccggcgagcagcccacaccaaagcacaacaagttttctcgagcagtgagtatcgggattcacagtcggtaaactttttgctaaggtagtatattgcatgctcttttcggccagactcatcatgttgacccagcacacatcccattgaattttcaagaactgtgaggtacataatcaaaggccttcctagaactggaggcattagtatcggaggttcctgcagatactctttcactttttcgaatgctttttgacaatgattattccacctggccgtctgatcttttcttagcaatttgaatattggttcacaagtggtcgtaagatgagagatgaatctagcaatgtagttcaacctccctaagaaaccacgaacctctttttctgttctcggctcaagcatctcttgtatagcttttattttcgcaggatcgacctcaataccttttccactaacaacaaagcccaacaactttccggatcgcactccgaaagtgcagttgtttggattcaacctcagtctgaattcccgaagtctttcaaacaacttctgcaagtgaatcaagtgctcttcttcagtgtgagactttgcaatcatgtcgtcaacatacacttcaatctctttgtgaatcatgtcatgaaaaagagtcaccatggcacgctgatacgttgcccctgcgttttttaacccaaaaggcatgactttatagcaaaaagttccccatggtgtgataaatgttgttttctccatgtcttctggtgccatcttgatctgattatacccagataagccatccatgaaggaaaacactttagAAGGAGCAGTATTATCAACCAGCACATCAATatggggaagaggaaaatcatctttcggactcgccctgttcaaatctctgtaatcaacacacatcctgacctttccatccttcttaggtacaggaacaatattcgcaacccacggagggtaattcacaacttgcagaaagccagcatcaaactgtttctcaacctctttcttaatcttctcagacatatctgggcgagtccttcgaagctttttcttgacaggaggactatcttccttgagaggtagacggtgtaccacaatatctgtatcaagacctggcatatcctcgtaggaccaagcaaagatatctgCATACTTTTCAACATAACAATAAGTctctgcttcacactattctcaagcgcagcccctatcttgacttctcggacttgctctttagtgccaacatttaccatctcaattgcctcctgatgcggctgaatcgctttcttttcttcctgtttcaacaatctggccaactcattggggagatcacaatcttcataagcttcctcctcggcttggtagatcggattgtcaaaatcataataagcaatagcggaactgttatcAATAGAAtccgtggtagtggaacatctgcatgattgatgtttttattttagttttatttttattaagatatgtgcaagtgtgtgcaaaaacattgccatttaaaggaaaaaagttaaaagaaagacaaagagcgaaacatttgaatgcaaaaacgtccttttatttcatgattaactttgaaaaaaatgcgaactgcatggccctacaaatgattcactacgccttgggcagaacgtaggaattatgtcatgataagaaaagtaaaaacaaggaatttactcctaggcctgtgtaacttggatgacatcttcgaTTGTCCAGTTACAAGGCATCTCTCCaagaatacttggacgaatccagctatcaaagtcacaatcactatccacctcttcaccattgacaatggcgtCAACCTGACCGTCTTGAACGACACCCCCACTTACAAACTTGATCGGGCTAAGGATACCGGGCTTAGGCGATGCATTCTGCTTCCTTGGgctgaaaccaagaccattcttgtcaaaCTTGGGACGCACATCAATTACCTGCCCCCAGCCTTCCACTCTTCCAGTCTCAACGACAACCTGAGCATCTTTTAAAGAAGACATAACCGTTTCTGGCTTCATTATCTCACaaggaggagttctcacagcattcacagcctcaaacgcttggaacggcgtctcatgtatttcaccttcgatctccacatatcggaaagaggacaagtgactcacgatataatcttcttcaccacaaaccgtcactactttaccgtcaaccggatacttcaacttctgatgaagagtggatgtcacagcaccagccttgtgaatccagGGTCGTCCCAACAAATaacagtaagcaggttgaatgtccatcacataaaaggttgtagtaaagatctgaggacccacttggattggtagatctacctctccgaacacagacctccttgaacctTCAAAGGCGCGCACCACCAACTCACTAGGCCTTAACTCGACACCCGCATAGACAATTCGCATGAGAGCTGATTTGGGAAGCACGTTTAAAGAAGACCCCgtatcaaccaaaacacgggacaaagtcgtccccttacaTTCAATCGAgatatgcaaagccttgttatggtttctcccttctggaggaagatcacgATCCGTAAATCCCAAACTGTTCCCAGCGAagatattattggctaccgcttctagctgattcacagatatttcatgcgggacgtaagcaccattcaggattctcaagagagcatctttatgaccttctgaacacatcaaCAGTTGCAAGATAGAAATCTTTGATTGGGTCTGACCTAACTGCTCAACAACCTTGTAATCAGACTTCCTGATGATTCTCAATAATTcttccacatccttggaagacTCAGCACTATCAGGTGCCCCATTATGGGTCGGAGAATTCTGGACATCAGTCACTACTTGTTTTCCTTTGgccttagccaaagcatctgcattgTTCTGAACAAGCTGAGGGGAGAACACCCTACCACTGCGAGTGATCCTACCAGTACAGGCGAAGTTATCAGTGTTTGCAACTGAGGCCTCAACCAGCTTCTCTTTAGATGGCTCGCCTTCTTCCTTCGTGCCATAGTAATATACGTCTGAACCATAATGCCAAGGGATGGCCTTCTCACTCTCATATGGAATAGGCCCTGGCACAATAATCATCAACGCCGCTGGTTGTTCCTCATATGGGATACTGACAGGTATCTGAATAGGCACTTGGATACATATTGGAATAACTGGATCATAAGGAATCGAGATCACAGACACTTCACCATCCTTACTCTTCGCACCTCTCAACCTTCGATAGAACTGAAGAGGACCCTCATCAATCAGCTTTTGTACCATACTTTTCAAATCAGCACAACCTTCAGATTGACTTTTGCAATTCTCGCAATCAACCCCACAGCCCGGGAAGATACCGCTATTAATCAGATGTTGCTTCACAGATACAAGAGGAAAAGTCAAACAGCTCACATCAGATACAACCCTTATCTCTTCACTCTTAATGGCATTCACACCCGAACCTCCGTGAGTAGGCATCAgattattgacaatattgggtgtaggagtgaattgaataatcttttgatccaacaaGTCCTGGACCTTATTCTTCAACGCAATGCACCTCTCTGTATCATGCCCAGCGGCACCTGAATGGAAAGCACATCGTGCGTTTGCATTGTAATTCGGAGATTGGGTATCCGGAGCATTCGGAGCGTCTCTCAAAGTAATTTTCTCAATCTTGAGCAAATGCTGCAACACCTGagcataggtcataggaatcggatCAATCTTTCTGTGAGGCCTAGTCCTGGGAGGATAGCGATCATTATTGGAACGCTGTccctgctgttgttgttgttgtggtactggGATCATGACAGCATTAACCTGTGAATTGCTTCTCCCTGAGCCCATTCTTCCATATATGGCATCCGcatttccttctttccttctggcataaccctcagcttgcttcttaccaccagcagaattagaagaagctcccaactgaattttccccatctttagacccatctcaactcgttcgccatatctcaccatttcagaAAAGTTAGCTGAAGCACTGCAAGCCAAGTAATAGTGTCCAGACAAAGTACTGGTGAACATGTCTATCATCTCACGCTCAGTCATAGGTGGCTGAACCCTGGCAGCTAACTCgcgccatttctgagcgtactctttgaaagattctttagccccctgaaccaaactctgcaactgggtcctgttgggtgccatatcaacattgtactgatagtgcttaataaaagcctccacaagatctctccaagaatggaTATGAGTACGCTCAAGTTGAACATACCACTCCAAGGAAGCCCCAGcaagactatcctggaagaaatgcattaaGAAACCTTCGTCCTCTGAATAAACTGACATCTTGCGATAATAATCCTTGAAATGAGTCATGGGACAAGTCGccccattgtatttgtcaaaagatggaactttgaatttcggtggaatcctcacaccaggaaccagccccaagtcattgatatccatgcctaacacccctttgTCTTCAACAGCCCTGAGACGTTCCTCAATCAGACGATACCTTTCAACTTCATCATGTGCACCATCAGCACTATGCCTTGATACCTGATCAAAGTTCTCAACATTAAAATCCAAATTACCACGGTTCTAATTATCTCTCCTTCTCAACAGACGagacggaggtggaggtggaaacccgtgatgctgattgaaaggattatagtgcccTCCCACGTGATCAAACTCATTCGGATCATGATGATCGTCAATCTTGCCAGACACATCGTCAAACAGCCCTCGATGTCCTCCATTCTCATTCCTTCTGGAGTTCTCGACAAGAACTCGCAAGTCGTCCTgccccttggtcacattagtcaatgcttccataaaTTGCGCCATCTGCACATTCATCTGCTCCGTCAATTGAGCTCTCATCTCAGCCATTTGTTCCTGAATCTGTTCCATCTgccttctctgattgctcctagtcggatacgggtgattagccgtcttagaactccttctgataacaaaacagcaagacataagatataagacctgcaaaacctgcaaatatatgacatgtatgatatatgaatgatatgcatgaaatgtttgtcaattttcaggtatccaagagttcatcccactttcagataggacatagaAACCCTGATACCGAATATACTTGAACAACAATCCACACACGAGAATAATTCAGCAAACTGAGCATACTTCATTCCAACATAACTGAGAATTTGAGTTCATACAACAAAACACATAACCGTGCCACAATGTGCTCATACAAAAGAAATCCAGAATATCAAAATAcaaccccatccaacaatcctggacatgggCAACAAATATCAAGCATAAACATCAAATCAACCATCATGGATCAAACAAATCCACTCCACAGCGACACTAGGACCGCCTGGTAACAGAATGAGCTCCTCCATCTCCTCTCCGCTGAGCTCGGAGTCTTCTTAGTTCTTCTTCAAGTCGAGCAGTCTTAGCCTTCTCTTCTACTAGCTGTTTATCTGAATCCCGCTTCTGCTTCTTGAGACTACTCTCTGATCTCTGTAACTGTAGACACTCTTGCTGCTTATGATACAAATCTTCCTCTAGCAACTCATAGGGACGCCTCCGGGTACTGGCTTGACTTGAACTTGCGCCTTCGACTTGCTTGAGTTGGTGCATCAACCTCATCTTTGCCTCCCTCTCTTCAAAGAATTTCAAATTGGTCTCTTGCTCTCTTTCATGCAACCTGTAGTTAGTAGCCAAAGCATTCTTGTAAAGCTCTATCGGCACAAATTCGGATAGAAtcaaaggaggttgcttttgaagtGGTGCAACTCTATCATATGGCAATAACAAACTTCCGACTCGCTTTTCAATCCACGTAACATACGGTGTCAGAGCAAGCGATTCTTTCTTTCCTAAATGGGCTCCATAATGCTTACGGATCTTCTTCCAAGCCACAATTATCCTCTCCAATTTCTCTGGATCCGACCCCTTCTCAAAATAGACCGTCTCCGCTATCAAATGATCCGCCGGCTTGTCCTTCAAAGTATACCCCAATTGACGCAAGGATACCACGGGATTGTAATTGATGCAACCTCTAGTACCAACCAAAGGAACATTGTCGAACTCACCGCACCCAACTATCACCTCGGAAACATTAATTTGGTACCTTTGCCACTGAATATCATAAGAAGTAAGTGACATAACCCTGTGTGTCCACTTGAGCGTATCTCTTGTCTTCACAAAAGGTCCTTTGCTGGGCAACAAAGAGAGGAACCAGATGAACAACAGCTGAAGGCAACAAGTGATGGCACCACCACTTTTCTCATATCGGGAATGAACGGCATAATAAGTATCGGCCAACAATGTAGGAATAGGATTCTTTCCCATGAAGATGTGCACTGCGGTCGAGCCTACAAAATTAGGAACACTTGGGAACATCACAATCCCATAAATGGCTACAGCAAGCAAGGCATTATACGCATTCCAATTCTTTTTCTCAAATTCTTCTTTAGCTTTTCTCACTAAGAACTTTAAAGAGAACCCCGAGACACCTCCATTCGACTTCCAATTATCAGATACTTcttttatgctcaaataaagagcagccGCAATCAACTTGAAATTCACCTCTTTAGGAATGTCGATGAATGGCACTTCGTTTTTTACCTTGAGATTAAGAATAATAGAGTACTCTTCCAATGTCGGAGCCAACTGGTAATCCTGGAACATGAAACACCTCATTTCAGGATCATAGAATTGCATCAAAGTTTGCAAAGCAGGAGTATCAACCACGGTTTCCAACAAAGTCAAGATATTCCCATAATTGTCCGTGAAACTCTTCAAGCAAAAAGCGGTCATTAACGAACTCAAACCCTCTAATGCGGTCAACGGCTCTCGGAAGAAGCTGTAGGTATGCGTATGTCTCTTTGCTTCCTTGACAGTATCAATGGGAGTGTCCATCTTTAGCTCAAGTGAACTTCTGAATGTCCCTGAAAAACATGACATGCAAAtgcttgtgtcataccccaatttttgacctaagataccacctcatatcatagcatatgcatcattttgcatctctaacaaattgcatagcttgtgtttgctacttgtgactcagcagggtttaatcaagaaatcactcatcagtacaagcaacaatcaattagggttttgttttcccttcatctcaaaagaaccatcttcaccaacaatcaacatctggtcctcaaagattcacttcaacaagctcagaggctttgaatcaaccagattagggttttgactgaagatagcacacccctgacttttgctcaggatttgacctaatgacttgggacatgacctcaagaccacaagtacatcattttggcctaatctattgactcaagacatctccaacacagggactgatcaacaatgaaatttcaaatcatcagattagggttttaaactatcaaggactgaaatcagggatcacatttgggaaaccctagaaatccccaggaagtcaatcaaaggtttcaatcatcttcaaataatccctatgacaacatccaatggaaattacatctcaattcaagattcacagtcatcaattttatcaggtcgacaattagggtttttgacctaattcactgaacaactgactttttaatcagaacatggtgccataacttaaaccatggctcaaggtcctccaataactcaatatgatccattcataccattcatttggtgaggatatcttggttcatttaaaatctccagaaacgcgattcgtttgaaaaagtcaactgcacaagatcaccattgacttttggggaattttggtcaaccttgacttttgaagttttgaatcatcaatatatgatatatgaagtcatttgatcaagaaaaataaagaaaatcaatcaagaatcaaaaagtcaaaagtttgactttcatacttagaaaaatttctaagtgtttttcaatggttttttccaaactttggaagggaataactcaaaatttcacctacaaactgaaaaaaacttccaacatgaaagttgtagattttgatccaatgaacaactttgtcacatataatttttttccaaaagatcaaccatttaagagatatggagcttcaaagttggtatcttttgaaaatttcacttaaaacctcattttcttcaaagttcatggatctttttcacccatttccttaaaggtcttgaagaaactttcaactagggttttgaagtgtgtaatatgagctttccaaaatgtccaagagcatggaaaaatatggagtgtagccatggttttgaattttgtcattagaggtcattatgcatgaaatttcaagccattttcccaaagttcttacactacatgacctataatacaagtaatgatgcatagaagcaataattgaaagatattttctaatttgaagatcagaatggaagaggataagaagcttggaagaatgaccatggttaagttactttaaccattttgcattaaatgtaaaagattcctttttatctcttaagccaaatcatcacttcttgatcaacttgcaaaggtctgagttcagaactcttggcctataaatagaggtgcaaatcactcttcaaatcacaccaaaacctcacaattataggttttctcttttctttcttgaattgcaagtttcaattttcaaagtgaggtagaaatcccaacctccaaacccttgaagttatggccaaagtgatggttctagcaactcataaacatcatatgggatgtgtttgatccatccacacaccccaaaaacacccaaaacccagattcactcttcaacctccatatgaacatgaaatgaaccttatcatgtCAATTTCCATTCTAGCTCatctctgtccaaactatcacttctaacatcatccatatatcacatatgaactatacaatccatcacatatagccaataacctcataatcatcaagctcgattcatacttggtcctactgcagatcgggttccaccaactgatccagatgttttcaatccactccaagcattcaaacaccttccctaaggtccattaaagctatccagatcatcaaacaacttctgtaacacctctattgcaggattcgattctcagtttggccgtttttgaaggtaagtgctatcaacttcaaactcatacatacatgcatcataaatgaaaaattgagttgctatcttgtttctgcactatcactgatcaataaccctcaatcaatttcacaattcatcaatcatgcacgatttcatgttcaaattcagaattagggttcttcgtgttcatcacaaaattgacccccttagagcaaaaataaatgaattatgaggacaccatcatgatccttgtgaaaaaccgagtgagatagaccctttacttgatcaaaaccacacagatttggagattttcaaaaatcagttagggttgtgttcttggcgcgttttttggtttgaaaaattcaaatatttgtttcaaaatatattcaattgaaggcgtatgtattacaagccacaagcgtggctcagttggcaagtgttttggttggtgagagagagggcgtgggttcaaaccctggcaggaccaaaccattttttttacaactatttttcttcaatttttttacacaacttcatcaattaatttaaccaatcaaattaactcattttaatttcattttttgtacactcctcgtttaatatatgtattttatgcataccaaaaaaaatcaccaaaaaaatatttatttaatacattttaaataggtttaaaatgacatgtttttaagtgtttttaaatactttaaatattgtttttatttgatatttcaaacctaatcacttgtaaatattttttgtgatcaaaccctaattttttaggtcttaattaagctttaaaatttgttttttaacttaattaaggtgacttttgtcaaaaattcaaaccgctttaaaacaagcgatcacgattcttttcaaaacgataaaccatttctttttgatttttcttttcaaaagaaactattgattaaatctttttgattgatcaattgattttcaaaacgatgtgggcctctcgaatattagagagtataagtccctttccttttttctttgtacagtttttttctttaaacagaaaacttcttccaaaactttcaaactgttttcaaaacgacgaaacctcgcgttctttaacaaaacaatcaaccatgttttataaaataaaacatgggcctccacataggtataagtcccattcccgtacatgaaattaggtatttcattgtacatccacctttttgtacatatctcgataaatttgttttttaacctcgaacaacaaatcaaaaaatgaaggttttctttaaatcttcccaaaaataccatgggcctccatgtaggtataagtcccgagcccttttgtaaatacttgtttacatagcttttgaataaactcaagtgggcctctccccgagtataagtcccgagcccccgggtatacaaatggatcatgcttacaggtatatttccttcataaactccattatatacacacaccttgtcatatatatgtgcttgttcatacttgttcatatttgttcatgtacttgttcatatttgttcgtacttgttcatatttgtgattgtgttatatatatatacttgttcaacttagtacaacactaggttccccatagcctcctattgggcttcgtgcaaagaatctccctagtttaggttaggacatagagtatggtttcccggtgaaatcgctctaagagctcaaaccaactataccacgcctcctcttgggctttgtacaaacgacttgtccctcccatagcctcctcttgggcttacaatgcaaggaccctcgattgtccctcccatagcctcctcttgggtttacaatgcaaggaccctcggatagcctcctcttgggcttcgtacaaggacccacgggcttcttataagcatccccaatatccaaatcaaataccctaggagattagacatttttcatctctatgataggagtatctcttctatatcatcacaaacaatcaatcaatcaaataactctttttgccacaaggctggctgatcaatcaaaccttttttgccaccatactggctgattaatcaaagtttttgtcacaaggctgacttcattgaaacttttgccacaaggctggctgattaatcaaaactttttgtcacaaggctgacttcattgaaagtttttgccacaaggctggctaaaaaacatctttatcattctaagcaccataagtggcacagcccagggcttataatgaaaagatttcaaacaaaaatcaaacagatgtatgtgatgatatagattagatacatcgaacattgagatgacatttgtctcttttcctttgcttccactagcataagtgggaactacgattgctctgactttctcaacatccctttgagaatacgtaggcacaaggtcgtatccttggcgagcaaaacttctccctcaaaccattcaaaccttagcacccgtagacccgagctacagatgctctgattccctctaagggatatgtatgcagaggatcgcgatgatctttgcgagcataatcaaacaaacaccttaggtcccacctatttcacaagaacctctcaataacatggaatgaaaaacatagaaaagaaacc encodes:
- the LOC131650738 gene encoding uncharacterized protein LOC131650738, which codes for MDTPIDTVKEAKRHTHTYSFFREPLTALEGLSSLMTAFCLKSFTDNYGNILTLLETVVDTPALQTLMQFYDPEMRCFMFQDYQLAPTLEEYSIILNLKVKNEVPFIDIPKEVNFKLIAAALYLSIKEVSDNWKSNGGVSGFSLKFLVRKAKEEFEKKNWNAYNALLAVAIYGIVMFPSVPNFVGSTAVHIFMGKNPIPTLLADTYYAVHSRYEKSGGAITCCLQLLFIWFLSLLPSKGPFVKTRDTLKWTHRVMSLTSYDIQWQRYQINVSEVIVGCGEFDNVPLVGTRGCINYNPVVSLRQLGYTLKDKPADHLIAETVYFEKGSDPEKLERIIVAWKKIRKHYGAHLGKKESLALTPYVTWIEKRVGSLLLPYDRVAPLQKQPPLILSEFVPIELYKNALATNYRLHEREQETNLKFFEEREAKMRLMHQLKQVEGASSSQASTRRRPYELLEEDLYHKQQECLQLQRSESSLKKQKRDSDKQLVEEKAKTARLEEELRRLRAQRRGDGGAHSVTRRS